Proteins from a single region of Drosophila biarmipes strain raj3 chromosome 3R, RU_DBia_V1.1, whole genome shotgun sequence:
- the LOC108027239 gene encoding phosphatidylinositol-binding clathrin assembly protein LAP isoform X9 has product MTMAGQTINDRLLAARHSLAGQGLAKSVCKATTEECIGPKKKHLDYLVHCTNEPNVSIPHLANLLIERSQNANWVVVYKSLITTHHLMAYGNERFMQYLASSNSTFNLSSFLDKGTVQDGGMGVPGGRMGYDMSPFIRRYAKYLNEKSLSYRAMAFDFCKVKRGKEEGSLRSMNAEKLLKTLPVLQAQLDALLEFDCQSNDLSNGVINMSFMLLFRDLIRLFACYNDGIINLLEKYFDMNKKHARDALDLYKKFLVRMDRVGEFLKVAENVGIDKGDIPDLTKAPSSLLDALEQHLATLEGRKVSAANTPTQSSSNQRNVKSAVSALSSTSSAFGTAAASSKFDNTNGIDEQLKAQVLAEEEAAMNQYKSKVSSPTSSGAAGASAALTNPFLSSPPAAQAGQPIVDLFGAASAQPAAAAAATKASDDLLQLGNPFADMFEASGGGAAAAGATGAALNANNLWMHNNGFNGASVSSAAATNAFVSDSNFSSVFGNTEPAGFDALGDVLKPASASSNSNQMNVVATGYSSNSSSILALQQQQHHQQHTQQMQQQQQPPTSTGKIITGDLDSSLMSLVDNLNINKTASAKPVQWNSPKNTAKPGANWTPQPMAATTGAGYRPMAHGMTVSPAPITINHPYIHASYPVMPNYMQGMPVMGQAAAPLTGAQPTMMAAPHSNATGILQPIQPTQNGSNKGVPLDRFGAL; this is encoded by the exons ATGACCATGGCAGGGCAAACGATCAACGACAGGCTGCTGGCCGCCCGTCACAGCCTTGCGGGCCAAGGACTCGCCAAGTCCGTTTGCAAGGCCACCACGGAGGAATGCATTGGGCCGAAGAAGAAGCACTTGGACT ATTTGGTGCACTGCACAAACGAGCCGAATGTGTCGATACCTCATCTGGCCAATTTACTTATCGAGCGTTCTCAGAACGCCAACTGGGTTGTCGTCTACAAGTCGCTGATAACCACACATCATCTGATGGCATATGGCAACGAG CGTTTTATGCAATATCTGGCCTCTAGCAACTCTACATTCAATCTGAGCTCCTTTCTGGATAAAGGAACTGTACAAG ATGGTGGCATGGGCGTTCCGGGTGGCAGAATGG GTTACGATATGTCGCCCTTTATTCGGCGCTACGCCAAATATTTGAATGAGAAGTCGCTCTCCTATCGTGCCATGGCCTTTGACTTCTGCAAAGTCAAGCGAGG CAAAGAGGAGGGGTCGCTGCGAAGCATGAATGCGGAAAAACTTCTGAAGACTTTGCCAGTTTTGCAGGCACAATTGGATGCACTTCTCGAGTTCGACTGCCAGTCCAACGATTTGTCCAATG GTGTCATCAATATGAGCTTTATGCTCTTGTTTCGCGATCTCATACGACTTTTTGCTTGCTACAATGATGGCATCATTAACTTGCTcgagaaatattttgatatgAACAAAAAACATGCGCGCGATGCCTTGGACCTGTACAAGAAGTTCTTAGTGCGCATGGACCGTGTTGGAGAGTTCTTAAAAGTGGCAGAG AATGTGGGCATTGACAAGGGTGATATTCCCGATTTGACCAAGGCGCCCAGCTCGTTGTTAGATGCTTTGGAGCAACACTTGGCCACACTGGAGGGTCGAAAAGTATCTGCAGCTAATACACCCACACAGTCATCGAG CAATCAGCGCAATGTAAAATCCGCTGTCTCTGCACTCTCTTCTACCAGCTCTGCATTCGGTACTGCGGCTGCGTCTAGCAAATTCGACAACACCAATGGCATTGACGAGCAGCTCAAGGCCCAGGTgctggccgaggaggaggccgCCATGAACCAGTACAAG TCCAAGGTATCGTCGCCCACCAGCAGCGGGGCTGCTGGCGCTAGCGCTGCACTAACAAATCCATTTCTATCGTCCCCGCCAGCCGCCCAGGCTGGTCAGCCGATAGTTGATCTGTTCGGTGCCGCGTCGGCGCAgcccgctgctgctgcagcagccacCAAGGCCTCCGACGACCTGCTGCAGTTGGGCAATCCCTTCGCCGACATGTTTGAAGCCAGTGGCGGCGGAGCAGCCGCCGCAGGAGCCACAGGTGCTGCACTCAATGCCAATAATTTGTGGATGCATAATAATG GTTTCAATGGCGCTTCAGTTTCCTCCGCTGCTGCTACAAATGCATTCGTTTCCGATAGTAATTTCTCATCCGTTTTTGGTAATACGGAACCGGCAG GCTTCGATGCCTTGGGCGATGTTCTCAAGCCGGCCtccgccagcagcaacagcaatcaAATGAACGTTGTCGCCACAGGTTACTCCAGCAATAGCAGTTCGATCCTAGCGctccaacagcagcagcaccaccagcagcacacgcaacaaatgcagcagcagcagcagccaccgaCTAGCACTGGGAAGATAATCACCGGCGACTTGGATAGTTCACTAATGTCCCTAGTTGATAACTTAAATATTAACAAAACGGCAAGTGCAAA ACCTGTGCAATGGAATTCACCTAAAAATACAGCGAAACCAGGTGCTAATTGGACACCCCAACCAATGGCGGCTACTACTGGTGCTGGCTATCGTCCAATG GCACATGGCATGACCGTAAGTCCTGCGCCAATCACAATCAATCATCCGTATATACATGCTAGTTATCCTGTAATGCCAAATTATATGCAG GGAATGCCGGTGATGGGGCAGGCAGCAGCCCCTTTGACTGGGGCGCAACCGACGATGATGGCGGCGCCGCACAGTAATGCGACTGGCATCCTGCAACCAATCCAGCCAACGCAGAACGGCAGCAATAAAGGAGTCCCACTCGACCGATTTGGTGCGTTATAA
- the LOC108027239 gene encoding phosphatidylinositol-binding clathrin assembly protein LAP isoform X12, whose translation MTMAGQTINDRLLAARHSLAGQGLAKSVCKATTEECIGPKKKHLDYLVHCTNEPNVSIPHLANLLIERSQNANWVVVYKSLITTHHLMAYGNERFMQYLASSNSTFNLSSFLDKGTVQDGGMGVPGGRMGYDMSPFIRRYAKYLNEKSLSYRAMAFDFCKVKRGKEEGSLRSMNAEKLLKTLPVLQAQLDALLEFDCQSNDLSNGVINMSFMLLFRDLIRLFACYNDGIINLLEKYFDMNKKHARDALDLYKKFLVRMDRVGEFLKVAENVGIDKGDIPDLTKAPSSLLDALEQHLATLEGRKVSAANTPTQSSSNQRNVKSAVSALSSTSSAFGTAAASSKFDNTNGIDEQLKAQVLAEEEAAMNQYKSKVSSPTSSGAAGASAALTNPFLSSPPAAQAGQPIVDLFGAASAQPAAAAAATKASDDLLQLGNPFADMFEASGGGAAAAGATGAALNANNLWMHNNGFNGASVSSAAATNAFVSDSNFSSVFGNTEPAGYSSNSSSILALQQQQHHQQHTQQMQQQQQPPTSTGKIITGDLDSSLMSLVDNLNINKTASAKPVQWNSPKNTAKPGANWTPQPMAATTGAGYRPMAHGMTVSPAPITINHPYIHASYPVMPNYMQGMPVMGQAAAPLTGAQPTMMAAPHSNATGILQPIQPTQNGSNKGVPLDRFGAL comes from the exons ATGACCATGGCAGGGCAAACGATCAACGACAGGCTGCTGGCCGCCCGTCACAGCCTTGCGGGCCAAGGACTCGCCAAGTCCGTTTGCAAGGCCACCACGGAGGAATGCATTGGGCCGAAGAAGAAGCACTTGGACT ATTTGGTGCACTGCACAAACGAGCCGAATGTGTCGATACCTCATCTGGCCAATTTACTTATCGAGCGTTCTCAGAACGCCAACTGGGTTGTCGTCTACAAGTCGCTGATAACCACACATCATCTGATGGCATATGGCAACGAG CGTTTTATGCAATATCTGGCCTCTAGCAACTCTACATTCAATCTGAGCTCCTTTCTGGATAAAGGAACTGTACAAG ATGGTGGCATGGGCGTTCCGGGTGGCAGAATGG GTTACGATATGTCGCCCTTTATTCGGCGCTACGCCAAATATTTGAATGAGAAGTCGCTCTCCTATCGTGCCATGGCCTTTGACTTCTGCAAAGTCAAGCGAGG CAAAGAGGAGGGGTCGCTGCGAAGCATGAATGCGGAAAAACTTCTGAAGACTTTGCCAGTTTTGCAGGCACAATTGGATGCACTTCTCGAGTTCGACTGCCAGTCCAACGATTTGTCCAATG GTGTCATCAATATGAGCTTTATGCTCTTGTTTCGCGATCTCATACGACTTTTTGCTTGCTACAATGATGGCATCATTAACTTGCTcgagaaatattttgatatgAACAAAAAACATGCGCGCGATGCCTTGGACCTGTACAAGAAGTTCTTAGTGCGCATGGACCGTGTTGGAGAGTTCTTAAAAGTGGCAGAG AATGTGGGCATTGACAAGGGTGATATTCCCGATTTGACCAAGGCGCCCAGCTCGTTGTTAGATGCTTTGGAGCAACACTTGGCCACACTGGAGGGTCGAAAAGTATCTGCAGCTAATACACCCACACAGTCATCGAG CAATCAGCGCAATGTAAAATCCGCTGTCTCTGCACTCTCTTCTACCAGCTCTGCATTCGGTACTGCGGCTGCGTCTAGCAAATTCGACAACACCAATGGCATTGACGAGCAGCTCAAGGCCCAGGTgctggccgaggaggaggccgCCATGAACCAGTACAAG TCCAAGGTATCGTCGCCCACCAGCAGCGGGGCTGCTGGCGCTAGCGCTGCACTAACAAATCCATTTCTATCGTCCCCGCCAGCCGCCCAGGCTGGTCAGCCGATAGTTGATCTGTTCGGTGCCGCGTCGGCGCAgcccgctgctgctgcagcagccacCAAGGCCTCCGACGACCTGCTGCAGTTGGGCAATCCCTTCGCCGACATGTTTGAAGCCAGTGGCGGCGGAGCAGCCGCCGCAGGAGCCACAGGTGCTGCACTCAATGCCAATAATTTGTGGATGCATAATAATG GTTTCAATGGCGCTTCAGTTTCCTCCGCTGCTGCTACAAATGCATTCGTTTCCGATAGTAATTTCTCATCCGTTTTTGGTAATACGGAACCGGCAG GTTACTCCAGCAATAGCAGTTCGATCCTAGCGctccaacagcagcagcaccaccagcagcacacgcaacaaatgcagcagcagcagcagccaccgaCTAGCACTGGGAAGATAATCACCGGCGACTTGGATAGTTCACTAATGTCCCTAGTTGATAACTTAAATATTAACAAAACGGCAAGTGCAAA ACCTGTGCAATGGAATTCACCTAAAAATACAGCGAAACCAGGTGCTAATTGGACACCCCAACCAATGGCGGCTACTACTGGTGCTGGCTATCGTCCAATG GCACATGGCATGACCGTAAGTCCTGCGCCAATCACAATCAATCATCCGTATATACATGCTAGTTATCCTGTAATGCCAAATTATATGCAG GGAATGCCGGTGATGGGGCAGGCAGCAGCCCCTTTGACTGGGGCGCAACCGACGATGATGGCGGCGCCGCACAGTAATGCGACTGGCATCCTGCAACCAATCCAGCCAACGCAGAACGGCAGCAATAAAGGAGTCCCACTCGACCGATTTGGTGCGTTATAA
- the LOC108027239 gene encoding phosphatidylinositol-binding clathrin assembly protein LAP isoform X14, producing the protein MTMAGQTINDRLLAARHSLAGQGLAKSVCKATTEECIGPKKKHLDYLVHCTNEPNVSIPHLANLLIERSQNANWVVVYKSLITTHHLMAYGNERFMQYLASSNSTFNLSSFLDKGTVQGYDMSPFIRRYAKYLNEKSLSYRAMAFDFCKVKRGKEEGSLRSMNAEKLLKTLPVLQAQLDALLEFDCQSNDLSNGVINMSFMLLFRDLIRLFACYNDGIINLLEKYFDMNKKHARDALDLYKKFLVRMDRVGEFLKVAENVGIDKGDIPDLTKAPSSLLDALEQHLATLEGRKVSAANTPTQSSSNQRNVKSAVSALSSTSSAFGTAAASSKFDNTNGIDEQLKAQVLAEEEAAMNQYKSKVSSPTSSGAAGASAALTNPFLSSPPAAQAGQPIVDLFGAASAQPAAAAAATKASDDLLQLGNPFADMFEASGGGAAAAGATGAALNANNLWMHNNGFNGASVSSAAATNAFVSDSNFSSVFGNTEPAGYSSNSSSILALQQQQHHQQHTQQMQQQQQPPTSTGKIITGDLDSSLMSLVDNLNINKTASAKPVQWNSPKNTAKPGANWTPQPMAATTGAGYRPMAHGMTVSPAPITINHPYIHASYPVMPNYMQGMPVMGQAAAPLTGAQPTMMAAPHSNATGILQPIQPTQNGSNKGVPLDRFGAL; encoded by the exons ATGACCATGGCAGGGCAAACGATCAACGACAGGCTGCTGGCCGCCCGTCACAGCCTTGCGGGCCAAGGACTCGCCAAGTCCGTTTGCAAGGCCACCACGGAGGAATGCATTGGGCCGAAGAAGAAGCACTTGGACT ATTTGGTGCACTGCACAAACGAGCCGAATGTGTCGATACCTCATCTGGCCAATTTACTTATCGAGCGTTCTCAGAACGCCAACTGGGTTGTCGTCTACAAGTCGCTGATAACCACACATCATCTGATGGCATATGGCAACGAG CGTTTTATGCAATATCTGGCCTCTAGCAACTCTACATTCAATCTGAGCTCCTTTCTGGATAAAGGAACTGTACAAG GTTACGATATGTCGCCCTTTATTCGGCGCTACGCCAAATATTTGAATGAGAAGTCGCTCTCCTATCGTGCCATGGCCTTTGACTTCTGCAAAGTCAAGCGAGG CAAAGAGGAGGGGTCGCTGCGAAGCATGAATGCGGAAAAACTTCTGAAGACTTTGCCAGTTTTGCAGGCACAATTGGATGCACTTCTCGAGTTCGACTGCCAGTCCAACGATTTGTCCAATG GTGTCATCAATATGAGCTTTATGCTCTTGTTTCGCGATCTCATACGACTTTTTGCTTGCTACAATGATGGCATCATTAACTTGCTcgagaaatattttgatatgAACAAAAAACATGCGCGCGATGCCTTGGACCTGTACAAGAAGTTCTTAGTGCGCATGGACCGTGTTGGAGAGTTCTTAAAAGTGGCAGAG AATGTGGGCATTGACAAGGGTGATATTCCCGATTTGACCAAGGCGCCCAGCTCGTTGTTAGATGCTTTGGAGCAACACTTGGCCACACTGGAGGGTCGAAAAGTATCTGCAGCTAATACACCCACACAGTCATCGAG CAATCAGCGCAATGTAAAATCCGCTGTCTCTGCACTCTCTTCTACCAGCTCTGCATTCGGTACTGCGGCTGCGTCTAGCAAATTCGACAACACCAATGGCATTGACGAGCAGCTCAAGGCCCAGGTgctggccgaggaggaggccgCCATGAACCAGTACAAG TCCAAGGTATCGTCGCCCACCAGCAGCGGGGCTGCTGGCGCTAGCGCTGCACTAACAAATCCATTTCTATCGTCCCCGCCAGCCGCCCAGGCTGGTCAGCCGATAGTTGATCTGTTCGGTGCCGCGTCGGCGCAgcccgctgctgctgcagcagccacCAAGGCCTCCGACGACCTGCTGCAGTTGGGCAATCCCTTCGCCGACATGTTTGAAGCCAGTGGCGGCGGAGCAGCCGCCGCAGGAGCCACAGGTGCTGCACTCAATGCCAATAATTTGTGGATGCATAATAATG GTTTCAATGGCGCTTCAGTTTCCTCCGCTGCTGCTACAAATGCATTCGTTTCCGATAGTAATTTCTCATCCGTTTTTGGTAATACGGAACCGGCAG GTTACTCCAGCAATAGCAGTTCGATCCTAGCGctccaacagcagcagcaccaccagcagcacacgcaacaaatgcagcagcagcagcagccaccgaCTAGCACTGGGAAGATAATCACCGGCGACTTGGATAGTTCACTAATGTCCCTAGTTGATAACTTAAATATTAACAAAACGGCAAGTGCAAA ACCTGTGCAATGGAATTCACCTAAAAATACAGCGAAACCAGGTGCTAATTGGACACCCCAACCAATGGCGGCTACTACTGGTGCTGGCTATCGTCCAATG GCACATGGCATGACCGTAAGTCCTGCGCCAATCACAATCAATCATCCGTATATACATGCTAGTTATCCTGTAATGCCAAATTATATGCAG GGAATGCCGGTGATGGGGCAGGCAGCAGCCCCTTTGACTGGGGCGCAACCGACGATGATGGCGGCGCCGCACAGTAATGCGACTGGCATCCTGCAACCAATCCAGCCAACGCAGAACGGCAGCAATAAAGGAGTCCCACTCGACCGATTTGGTGCGTTATAA